The following proteins are co-located in the Paenibacillus sp. JNUCC32 genome:
- a CDS encoding VOC family protein has product MPNLCVLSINVSDIQQAKQFYCDVLGFEISRVYDDQIVSLKHEGMSLVLQKCDRPTNTEYPHEAQVIIGIETPDVNEAIANYKSKGVDVIFDTPKPCPPGLYSAIRDPFGNVIELLEFTE; this is encoded by the coding sequence ATGCCAAACCTATGCGTTCTATCGATCAATGTAAGCGATATACAGCAAGCCAAACAGTTTTACTGCGATGTTCTGGGATTCGAAATCTCCAGGGTTTATGATGATCAGATCGTCAGCTTGAAGCATGAGGGCATGTCTCTCGTTCTGCAGAAATGCGACCGTCCAACGAATACGGAATACCCGCATGAGGCACAGGTGATCATCGGAATCGAGACCCCGGATGTAAACGAAGCCATTGCGAACTACAAATCGAAGGGCGTCGACGTCATCTTCGATACGCCCAAGCCGTGCCCTCCCGGGCTGTACAGCGCCATCCGCGACCCGTTTGGCAATGTGATCGAGCTGCTGGAATTTACGGAGTAA
- a CDS encoding SRPBCC family protein encodes MTIIQETVIQADVQLLWRAWTESARITEWFAPAAEIEPRAGGKFELYFNPSDRESMCTAGCTILRYDEPRVLVFEWKGPDPFAETMNQGELTAVKVAFSPEADGTRITLEHTGWKDSEASRQAREWHIDAWKGMLASLKSNIESGNGILCCK; translated from the coding sequence ATGACCATTATTCAAGAAACCGTGATTCAGGCCGATGTGCAGCTCCTGTGGAGAGCATGGACCGAGTCCGCAAGGATAACCGAGTGGTTTGCGCCGGCTGCGGAAATCGAGCCGAGAGCGGGCGGAAAATTCGAGCTGTATTTTAACCCCTCCGATCGCGAATCGATGTGCACCGCCGGGTGTACCATTTTGCGGTATGACGAGCCACGCGTGCTTGTTTTTGAGTGGAAAGGACCCGATCCCTTCGCGGAAACGATGAATCAAGGCGAGCTGACGGCGGTTAAGGTTGCCTTTTCCCCTGAGGCGGACGGCACGAGAATAACCCTGGAGCATACAGGCTGGAAGGATTCCGAAGCGTCCCGGCAAGCCCGGGAGTGGCATATCGATGCGTGGAAGGGGATGCTGGCCAGCTTGAAATCCAATATCGAATCCGGGAACGGGATTCTGTGCTGCAAGTAA
- a CDS encoding AraC family transcriptional regulator, translated as MNDEHAEAVRQTIQYMKEHLDEPMTTELLADLAGYSPYHFSRIFKRVTGISVRQYLSALRVESGKTELLQSPSLLVKIGMNIGLVSPGTFNTRFKQLVGLSPKRFRSTTESLHRYVNQYEHKPLAWAGEESQALPRIRCRIEAPEAFRGMIYVGLFPRPVPDQKPVTGTAVNLKNRTCTLTGMPAGTYYVLAAGIPWSLNPKDYFLLGKSLRGKLEEPVHIDRGTDLDVKIALREPLPHDPPIVVNLPLLLFEKDRNNSAR; from the coding sequence ATGAACGATGAACATGCCGAAGCCGTGCGGCAAACCATTCAATATATGAAGGAGCATCTGGACGAGCCGATGACAACCGAGCTGCTCGCCGATCTCGCGGGGTACAGCCCCTACCATTTCTCCAGGATATTCAAACGGGTAACCGGCATTTCCGTCAGGCAGTACCTGTCCGCCCTCCGGGTCGAATCGGGCAAAACCGAGCTCCTTCAAAGCCCCTCCCTGCTTGTGAAAATCGGAATGAACATCGGTTTGGTAAGTCCGGGCACCTTCAACACCCGTTTTAAGCAGCTTGTCGGCCTGTCTCCGAAGAGGTTCCGCTCCACCACCGAGTCCCTTCATCGTTATGTGAATCAATATGAGCATAAGCCGTTAGCCTGGGCAGGGGAAGAATCGCAGGCTTTGCCCCGGATTCGCTGCCGGATCGAAGCTCCCGAGGCGTTCCGCGGCATGATTTATGTCGGTCTGTTCCCAAGACCCGTGCCCGATCAGAAGCCCGTAACCGGTACGGCCGTCAACCTCAAGAATCGGACCTGCACCTTAACCGGCATGCCGGCCGGCACGTATTACGTGCTGGCCGCGGGCATCCCCTGGAGCCTCAATCCAAAGGATTATTTTCTGCTGGGCAAATCCCTGCGCGGCAAACTGGAGGAGCCTGTCCATATCGACAGGGGAACCGATCTTGACGTGAAGATTGCCTTACGGGAGCCTCTGCCCCATGACCCGCCGATTGTGGTTAACCTGCCGCTGCTCTTGTTTGAGAAGGATCGGAATAACAGCGCAAGGTAG
- the recQ gene encoding DNA helicase RecQ produces the protein MNVETNDRESMNMDTAREYLQKYYGYPDFRDGQKKIVASLLTGQDTLGIMPTGGGKSICYQIPALLSPGLTLVVSPLISLMKDQVDALTTAGVAAAYINSTLSGKEVNERIRAAKRGDLKLLYVAPERLELDWFREEMAGLDISIVAVDEAHCVSQWGHDFRTSYLSVAPFVKGLPNRPIVAAFTATATPEVMEDMQRLLRLEQPQVFVTGLGRDNLEMSVLRGENKREFVLDYAASHTHQPGIIYAATRKEVDDLCQRLQAKGLLAGRYHAGMSDAERADSQEAFLYDDIRVIVATNAFGMGIDKSNVRYVIHYNMPKNMESYVQEAGRAGRDGEPSQCILLFSAQDIMTQKFLIEQNPQEGERKQNDYRKLQQMIDYCYTTRCLRSAMLDYFGEEHEDKPCGTCSSCTDDRELVDITVDAQKIFSCIHRMRERFGVSMIASVLKGSRAKKVLEYGFDRLPTYGVMSNRTEKEISETINVLISEGFLALTEGQYPVVKLQSEAADVLKGQREVMQRVPRPSKAAGSQRSGSRRDYSPSAVNETVFEQLRLIRRELASKEHVPSYIIFNDATLREMSVVCPQSEDEMLNVKGVGEVKFRKYGRPFLEFFLNGQSASNDGDDLYDYEE, from the coding sequence ATGAATGTGGAAACAAATGATAGAGAATCGATGAATATGGACACAGCGCGGGAATACCTGCAAAAATATTACGGCTATCCCGATTTTCGGGACGGACAGAAGAAAATCGTCGCGAGCCTGCTAACCGGCCAGGATACGCTCGGGATTATGCCGACGGGCGGGGGCAAATCCATCTGTTATCAGATCCCGGCACTCCTCAGCCCGGGCCTGACGTTGGTCGTATCGCCTCTGATCTCCCTGATGAAGGATCAGGTGGATGCACTTACGACGGCGGGCGTGGCGGCGGCATATATCAACAGCACGCTCAGCGGCAAGGAAGTGAACGAGCGCATACGCGCGGCCAAGCGCGGTGACTTGAAGCTGTTATATGTCGCCCCGGAACGGCTTGAGCTGGACTGGTTCCGTGAGGAGATGGCAGGCCTCGACATTTCGATCGTTGCTGTCGACGAAGCGCACTGCGTATCCCAGTGGGGTCATGATTTTCGGACCAGCTATCTTTCCGTCGCTCCTTTCGTAAAAGGGCTGCCGAACCGCCCGATTGTCGCGGCCTTTACGGCGACGGCTACGCCGGAGGTTATGGAGGACATGCAGCGACTGCTTCGACTGGAGCAGCCGCAGGTGTTCGTGACGGGACTTGGGCGGGACAATCTGGAAATGTCGGTGCTTCGCGGGGAAAACAAGCGGGAGTTCGTGCTGGATTATGCGGCCTCGCATACCCACCAGCCGGGCATCATCTATGCTGCCACCCGGAAAGAGGTGGATGATTTATGCCAGCGCCTGCAGGCGAAGGGGCTACTTGCCGGACGTTATCATGCCGGCATGAGCGATGCGGAGCGAGCGGACAGCCAGGAGGCCTTCCTGTATGACGATATTCGCGTCATAGTTGCAACGAACGCGTTCGGCATGGGGATCGATAAATCCAACGTTCGGTACGTCATCCACTACAATATGCCGAAAAATATGGAGTCTTACGTCCAGGAAGCCGGCCGTGCCGGGCGGGACGGAGAGCCCAGCCAGTGCATCCTGCTGTTCAGCGCCCAGGATATCATGACGCAGAAATTTCTGATCGAACAGAACCCCCAGGAGGGCGAGCGGAAGCAGAACGACTACCGAAAGCTGCAGCAGATGATCGATTACTGCTACACCACAAGGTGTCTGCGCAGCGCAATGCTGGATTATTTCGGGGAAGAACACGAAGACAAGCCCTGCGGTACGTGCAGCTCCTGCACGGACGACCGGGAGCTGGTGGATATCACGGTGGATGCCCAGAAAATCTTCTCCTGCATTCACCGGATGCGCGAGCGCTTTGGCGTGTCGATGATCGCCTCCGTGCTGAAGGGCTCGCGGGCGAAAAAGGTGCTGGAATACGGCTTTGACCGGCTTCCAACCTATGGCGTCATGTCGAACCGGACGGAGAAGGAAATATCCGAGACGATCAATGTGCTCATCTCGGAAGGGTTCCTGGCGCTGACCGAAGGCCAATATCCCGTCGTGAAACTTCAAAGCGAGGCGGCCGACGTGTTAAAGGGCCAGCGCGAAGTGATGCAGCGCGTTCCGCGGCCTTCCAAGGCTGCAGGCAGCCAACGCAGCGGCAGCCGCCGCGACTACTCGCCGTCTGCCGTTAACGAGACGGTGTTCGAGCAGCTGCGTTTGATTCGGCGCGAGCTGGCAAGCAAGGAGCATGTGCCGTCCTACATCATTTTTAACGATGCAACGCTGCGCGAGATGAGCGTGGTCTGCCCGCAGAGCGAGGATGAGATGCTGAACGTCAAAGGGGTCGGCGAAGTGAAATTCCGTAAATACGGACGTCCGTTCCTGGAATTCTTCCTGAATGGTCAGAGCGCGTCGAATGACGGGGACGATTTGTATGACTATGAAGAATAG
- a CDS encoding B12-binding domain-containing radical SAM protein, which yields MKVILSTLNAKYIHTSLAIRCLKAYSEKDFDIELTEYTIKDPVMNIVSDLFQRKPDVIGFSCYIWNIEETIKVIDIVKKIMPEVTIILGGPEVSYDTEYWMKRLHNVDFIVMGEGEETFHHLLQTIEGDRKFHFVYGVAYRKQDEIIVNPGRPKSILAELPSPHRFPEDIPHLGKRVVYFETSRGCPFSCQFCLSSIEVGVRYYDIERTKADILYLIENGAKLIKFVDRTFNIKRDYALEMFEFLIENHGGCVFQFEITADIMRPEVLEYLANHAPPGIFRFEIGVQSTNDPTNELVKRRQNFTKLSRTVTMIKESRKIDQHLDLIAGLPEEDYNTFRKTFNDVFALGPEELQLGFLKMLRGTGLRIDADKYNYTYMDHAPYEILGSDVLPFSDIVRLKRLEDVLEKYWNAHRMDHTLNYLMKHEFTSPFDFFQEFGDYWEGQGWQKIGHQLEDLFTRLTAFLEFRNTPNMNVVSGLMKFDYFLGHKYKPRKIWWDHAQDKAQWNANVRKIVEDPAALSADFADLGITERDLQKHAMIEVLPFNLDDAIQGGTGYPDHAVRATMLLVLYQQNETGQPQYYTMPLELATQA from the coding sequence ATGAAAGTCATACTATCAACCTTGAATGCCAAGTACATTCACACCTCCTTGGCCATTCGCTGCCTGAAGGCATACAGCGAGAAGGATTTCGATATCGAATTGACGGAGTACACGATTAAGGACCCCGTGATGAATATCGTCTCCGACCTGTTCCAGCGCAAGCCGGATGTGATCGGATTCTCCTGTTATATATGGAATATTGAAGAAACGATTAAAGTGATCGATATCGTGAAGAAGATTATGCCGGAGGTCACGATCATACTGGGTGGACCTGAAGTATCCTACGATACGGAGTATTGGATGAAACGGCTGCACAATGTCGACTTTATCGTCATGGGCGAAGGCGAGGAGACCTTCCATCACTTGCTGCAAACGATCGAAGGGGACAGGAAATTCCATTTCGTGTATGGCGTGGCATACCGCAAGCAGGACGAGATTATCGTGAACCCGGGAAGACCGAAAAGCATCCTGGCCGAGCTGCCTTCCCCGCATCGTTTTCCGGAGGATATCCCGCATCTCGGGAAGCGGGTCGTCTATTTTGAGACCAGCCGGGGCTGTCCCTTCAGCTGCCAGTTCTGCCTGTCGAGCATTGAGGTGGGAGTTCGCTACTACGATATTGAACGGACCAAGGCGGATATCCTCTACCTGATCGAGAACGGAGCGAAATTGATCAAGTTCGTAGACCGCACCTTTAATATTAAGCGCGATTACGCGCTTGAAATGTTTGAGTTCCTGATTGAAAATCATGGCGGCTGCGTGTTCCAGTTTGAGATTACGGCGGATATCATGCGTCCCGAGGTGCTGGAATATTTGGCGAACCATGCGCCTCCCGGCATTTTCCGGTTTGAAATCGGCGTGCAGTCCACGAATGATCCGACCAACGAGCTGGTGAAGCGCCGCCAGAATTTCACCAAGCTGTCACGCACGGTGACGATGATCAAGGAGAGCCGCAAGATCGACCAGCATTTGGATTTGATCGCAGGGCTTCCGGAGGAGGATTACAATACGTTCCGCAAAACGTTTAACGACGTGTTTGCCCTTGGACCGGAGGAGCTGCAGTTAGGCTTCCTGAAGATGCTGCGGGGAACCGGGCTGAGGATCGATGCGGACAAGTATAACTACACCTACATGGACCATGCTCCGTATGAGATCCTTGGCAGCGACGTGCTTCCGTTCTCGGATATCGTCCGTTTGAAGAGACTGGAGGATGTGCTGGAGAAGTATTGGAATGCACACCGAATGGACCACACCCTCAATTATTTGATGAAGCATGAATTTACGTCGCCGTTTGATTTCTTCCAAGAATTTGGCGACTACTGGGAAGGACAGGGCTGGCAAAAAATCGGCCATCAGCTCGAGGACCTGTTTACGCGGTTAACGGCCTTCCTGGAGTTTCGGAACACGCCGAACATGAACGTGGTTTCCGGTCTGATGAAGTTTGATTATTTCCTGGGCCATAAATACAAGCCGCGCAAAATATGGTGGGATCATGCCCAAGACAAAGCGCAGTGGAACGCCAATGTTCGTAAAATCGTGGAAGACCCCGCGGCACTATCCGCCGATTTCGCCGATCTTGGGATCACGGAGCGTGATCTTCAGAAGCATGCGATGATCGAGGTGCTGCCATTCAACCTCGACGATGCCATTCAAGGTGGTACGGGCTATCCGGACCATGCGGTACGCGCAACGATGCTGCTGGTATTGTACCAGCAGAACGAAACAGGGCAGCCCCAGTACTACACGATGCCTTTGGAGTTGGCGACGCAGGCATAA
- a CDS encoding alpha/beta hydrolase yields MMQTDTFTMLNTQGMHVFVYEWLPGPDDPIRAIVQIAHGMCETGKRYEELAELLTEHGYAVYCNDHRGHGLTAGLTHLGDAGEDGFEGMIEDQLLLASELKKRHASVPHYLMGHSMGSFLTQKIICSDGELFDGFILSGTNGPQGLLTFGMSLAAAQMRLQGNTHRSLMLNALVFGPYNKGFGPIRTPFDWLSRDEAEVDKYINDPYCGKVCTARFFRDFFKLLSQIHQPQLMKCLPKDKPVYIFSGEDDPVGHRGKGVRRLIELYRKHGVQDLEYRLYPGGRHEMLHETNRAEVAADVLDWLERHTTGSDNVPQESIRVM; encoded by the coding sequence ATGATGCAAACCGACACGTTTACGATGCTGAATACGCAGGGTATGCATGTTTTTGTATATGAATGGCTGCCCGGCCCGGATGACCCCATTCGTGCCATTGTGCAAATCGCGCATGGCATGTGCGAAACCGGCAAGCGCTACGAGGAGCTTGCCGAATTGCTCACGGAGCACGGCTATGCCGTATACTGCAACGACCATCGAGGCCATGGGCTAACGGCCGGGCTTACGCATCTCGGCGATGCCGGGGAAGACGGCTTTGAAGGAATGATCGAAGACCAGCTTCTTCTTGCTTCCGAGCTCAAGAAGCGCCATGCGAGCGTTCCGCATTATTTGATGGGGCACAGCATGGGATCCTTTTTGACGCAAAAAATCATCTGTTCGGACGGTGAATTATTCGACGGATTCATCCTGTCAGGCACCAACGGTCCCCAGGGACTACTGACGTTCGGCATGAGCTTGGCGGCCGCGCAAATGCGCCTGCAAGGAAACACGCACCGGAGCCTGATGCTGAACGCCCTGGTGTTCGGTCCTTACAACAAAGGATTCGGTCCTATTCGCACGCCGTTCGATTGGCTATCCCGGGATGAAGCCGAAGTGGATAAGTATATCAACGACCCATACTGCGGCAAGGTGTGCACCGCCCGCTTCTTTCGCGATTTCTTCAAGCTGCTGTCACAGATCCACCAGCCTCAATTGATGAAATGTCTTCCGAAGGATAAGCCTGTCTATATTTTCTCGGGCGAGGATGATCCGGTCGGACACCGCGGCAAAGGCGTGCGGCGGTTGATCGAATTGTATCGGAAGCATGGCGTCCAGGACCTCGAATACCGTTTGTATCCGGGCGGCCGCCACGAAATGCTGCACGAGACCAACCGTGCCGAAGTGGCAGCCGATGTGCTCGACTGGCTCGAACGGCACACAACCGGCTCGGACAACGTACCGCAAGAATCGATACGAGTGATGTAA
- a CDS encoding type I phosphomannose isomerase catalytic subunit, whose amino-acid sequence MTKPYPLLFQPEFKERVWGGRALEQFGLDIPEGHIGEGWMIADHPNGTTSIVNGELAGRGLDEVREQFGREWFGSKGFSEVNGRFPLLIKLLDCNDNLSVQVHPTDDYEGLPKGELGKTEMWYVLDAKPDAKIIYGLKEGVNRETLKEAMENGTVMDQLQEVSVKAGDTFYIPAGTVHALCAGVVVAEIQQNSDTTYRIFDYNRPGLDGKPRELHIEDSLNVTAYEGSGATTMSTEGTVPGEWLELAKSPYFVVEKGVVSGAWSLSTSAESFTIVVVCDGQGTLSWDNGSIDYTSGQCFLLPANLGAYTLDGQSTVLRSYLP is encoded by the coding sequence ATGACAAAACCATATCCATTGTTGTTCCAGCCTGAATTTAAAGAACGCGTGTGGGGAGGCCGGGCACTAGAGCAGTTCGGCTTGGATATTCCTGAAGGACATATCGGGGAAGGCTGGATGATCGCCGACCATCCGAACGGCACGACCAGCATCGTGAACGGCGAGCTTGCCGGACGCGGCCTGGATGAGGTCCGGGAGCAATTCGGGCGGGAATGGTTCGGAAGCAAAGGATTCTCCGAGGTTAACGGACGTTTTCCGCTCCTGATCAAGCTGCTTGACTGCAATGACAACCTCTCCGTTCAGGTCCATCCGACCGATGACTACGAAGGGCTTCCGAAGGGAGAGCTTGGCAAGACCGAAATGTGGTATGTGCTGGATGCTAAGCCGGACGCCAAAATCATATACGGCCTGAAAGAAGGCGTGAACCGGGAAACCTTGAAGGAAGCCATGGAAAACGGCACCGTTATGGACCAGCTTCAAGAAGTGTCCGTAAAGGCCGGAGATACGTTCTACATACCTGCGGGAACCGTGCATGCGCTCTGCGCGGGCGTTGTGGTGGCGGAAATCCAGCAAAACTCGGATACGACCTACCGGATTTTCGATTATAATCGACCGGGTCTTGACGGTAAGCCGCGCGAGCTCCATATCGAAGACTCCTTGAATGTGACGGCCTATGAAGGATCGGGAGCAACCACCATGAGCACGGAAGGAACGGTGCCGGGAGAATGGCTTGAGCTTGCCAAATCCCCGTATTTCGTCGTGGAAAAAGGCGTCGTGAGCGGAGCATGGTCCTTGTCCACTTCCGCGGAAAGCTTCACGATCGTCGTTGTATGCGACGGCCAAGGAACCCTCAGCTGGGATAACGGCTCCATCGATTACACGTCAGGACAGTGCTTCCTGCTGCCTGCGAATCTGGGTGCCTATACATTGGACGGGCAATCCACGGTTCTGCGTTCATATTTGCCTTAA
- a CDS encoding class I SAM-dependent methyltransferase — protein sequence MGFLSVLSFAHKLVSERLRPGDIALDATAGTGADTLYLAKCTGSKGKVYAFDIQEQALQLTRERLDKEQPGTLAEVSLVLQSHSLMRECVPEIEHGRMGAIMFNLGYLPADSSDKRIMTETASTLTALEAAIELLRPGGIITIVLYPGHKGGDAEADAVQAWAGELPQHKVQTILYRGLQRSEAPYLIALERKKPI from the coding sequence ATGGGCTTCCTCTCGGTTTTAAGTTTTGCCCACAAACTGGTGTCCGAAAGGCTCCGTCCCGGAGACATCGCGCTGGATGCAACCGCCGGAACCGGAGCCGATACGCTGTATTTAGCCAAATGCACAGGCTCAAAGGGCAAAGTGTATGCCTTCGATATTCAAGAGCAGGCGCTGCAGCTGACTCGGGAAAGGCTGGACAAGGAGCAGCCCGGCACCCTTGCGGAGGTTAGCCTTGTTCTTCAGAGCCATTCGCTTATGAGGGAGTGCGTACCTGAGATTGAGCACGGCCGCATGGGTGCGATCATGTTCAATCTCGGCTACCTTCCGGCGGATTCATCGGATAAACGGATCATGACGGAGACCGCCAGTACGCTCACGGCCCTGGAGGCTGCGATCGAGCTGCTCCGCCCCGGGGGCATTATCACCATCGTGCTGTATCCAGGCCACAAAGGCGGCGATGCCGAGGCGGACGCGGTCCAGGCTTGGGCGGGGGAATTGCCCCAGCACAAAGTGCAAACGATTTTGTATCGCGGCCTTCAGCGCTCCGAAGCGCCATATCTCATTGCACTGGAACGAAAGAAGCCGATATGA
- a CDS encoding TIGR01212 family radical SAM protein (This family includes YhcC from E. coli K-12, an uncharacterized radical SAM protein.), translating into MSTPLIPAPTLWGDKRFHTWNYEMRGQFQEKVFKVMLDAGFTCPNRDGTIAKGGCTFCSARGSGDFAGRRRDDLVTQFNTIRDRQHQKWPNAKYIGYFQAYTNTYAPVEELREYYEVILQQPGVVGLSIATRPDCLPDDVVEYLAELNERTYLWVEMGLQTIHDSTSELINRAHDTECYLEAVEKLRKHNIRVCTHIIYGLPQEDHDMMLATGRAVSKMDVQGIKIHLLHLMRKTPMVKQYEAGLLRFLEQDEYISLIVDSLEFLPPEMIVHRLTGDAPRDLLIGPTWSLKKWEVLNGIDAELKRRDTWQGKLWGVS; encoded by the coding sequence ATGAGCACACCACTTATACCCGCCCCGACCTTATGGGGCGACAAACGTTTTCATACATGGAATTACGAGATGCGCGGCCAGTTCCAGGAGAAGGTATTCAAGGTTATGCTGGATGCCGGCTTTACGTGTCCGAACCGTGACGGCACGATTGCCAAGGGCGGATGCACCTTTTGCAGCGCCCGCGGCTCCGGCGATTTCGCGGGAAGGCGGCGGGATGATCTCGTTACCCAGTTCAACACCATCCGTGACCGGCAGCACCAGAAATGGCCGAACGCTAAATATATCGGCTATTTCCAAGCCTATACCAACACGTATGCTCCGGTCGAAGAACTTCGCGAATATTATGAAGTCATTCTGCAGCAGCCGGGGGTTGTCGGATTGTCGATCGCCACACGTCCCGATTGCCTGCCTGACGATGTCGTGGAATACTTGGCGGAGCTGAACGAGCGAACCTATCTGTGGGTGGAAATGGGGCTGCAAACGATCCATGATTCCACTTCGGAGCTGATCAACCGGGCCCATGATACCGAATGTTATTTGGAAGCCGTCGAGAAGCTGCGCAAACATAATATCCGGGTCTGCACACATATTATTTACGGGCTTCCGCAAGAGGATCATGACATGATGCTCGCCACCGGCCGGGCGGTCTCCAAGATGGATGTGCAGGGAATCAAAATCCATCTGCTGCACCTTATGCGCAAGACGCCGATGGTGAAACAATACGAAGCCGGGCTGCTGCGATTCCTGGAGCAGGACGAATACATCAGCCTTATCGTGGATAGCCTGGAGTTTTTACCTCCGGAAATGATCGTCCATCGCCTTACCGGAGATGCTCCCCGGGATCTCTTGATCGGACCGACGTGGAGTCTCAAAAAATGGGAAGTGCTTAACGGCATCGACGCCGAGCTCAAGCGCCGGGATACGTGGCAGGGTAAATTGTGGGGGGTATCCTGA